One segment of Anomalospiza imberbis isolate Cuckoo-Finch-1a 21T00152 chromosome 2, ASM3175350v1, whole genome shotgun sequence DNA contains the following:
- the SLC37A1 gene encoding glucose-6-phosphate exchanger SLC37A1, with amino-acid sequence MAQLPPGIRFITSFSRDQWYRAFIFSLTFLLYASFHLSRKPISIVKGELHKHCASQVELDSYKEYAAQIQPVKKPFNASQCGWEPFDKSNYKQLLGALDYSFLCAYAVGMYLSGLIGERLPIRYYLTGGMLASGLFTAMFGLGYFYDVHNLWFYIMAQIANGLVQTTGWPSVVTCIGNWFGKGRRGLIMGVWNSHTSVGNILGSLIAAYWVSTCWGLSFVVPGVIVAVMGVVCFLFLIEHPKDVSCSCTPSSSSKTFLNGASRCRIQMPTLNAKENGKPQDPELQLLLTDSENCSVSLSSSTVATGEGRHGTSAISFLGALRIPGVVEFSLCLLFAKLVSYTFLFWLPLYITNVEHLDAKRAGDLSTLFDVGGIFGGVLAGLISDRLEKRASTCGMMLLLAAPTLYMFSAVSKMGLEATVVMLLISGALVNGPYALITTAVSADLGTHKSLKGNARALSTVTAIIDGTGSVGAALGPLLAGLISPSGWNNVFYMLMVADACALLLLLRLIQKELQCHADHTLFKEH; translated from the exons ATGGCTCAGCTTCCTCCTGGGATCCGTTTCATCACTTCATTCTCACGAGATCAGTG GTATAGagctttcattttctctctcactTTCCTGCTGTATGCCAGCTTCCATCTATCAAGGAAACCTATCAGTATAGTGAAG GGAGAGCTGCATAAGCATTGTGCAAGTCAAGTTGAACTTGACTCCTACAAAGAATATGCTGCCCAAATCCAGCCTGTCAAAAAGCCATTTAATGCCTCTCAATGTGGATGGGAGCCATTTG ATAAGAGCAACTACAAACAGCTACTGGGAGCGCTGGATTACTCATTTTTGTGTGCATATGCAGTTGGGATGTATTTAAG TGGACTCATTGGAGAGCGGCTGCCCATCCGCTACTATCTGACAGGGGGGATGCTCGCCAGTGGACTCTTCACTGCAATGTTTGGATTGGGTTATTTCTATGATGTGCATAATCTGTGGTTTTACATCATGGCCCAG ATAGCCAATGGGTTGGTGCAAACCACTGGCTGGCCGAGTGTCGTTACATGTATTGGCAACTGGTTTGGAAAAGGAAG GAGAGGTTTGATCATGGGAGTCTGGAATTCACACACTTCAGTGGGGAACATCTTGGGATCCTTGATTGCTGCTTACTGGGTGTCCACGTGCTGGGGTCTCTCCTTTGTGGTGCCTGGGGTCATCGTGGCTGTCATGGGGGTTGTTTGTTTCCTGTTCCTTATTGAAC ATCCTAAAGATGTCAGTTGCTCCTGCACACCGTCCAGT agTTCTAAAACCTTCCTGAATGGTGCCTCTCGGTGCAGAATCCAGATGCCAACCTTAAATGCTAAGGAAAATGGCAAACCTCag GatccagagctgcagcttttACTCACTGACAGTGAGAACTGCAGCGTGtcactgagctccagcactgTGGCCACTGGGGAAGGCAGGCATGGGACATCAGCCATCAGCTTCCTTGGGGCCCTGAGGATTCCT ggagttgtggagtTCTCCCTTTGTCTCCTGTTTGCAAAACTGGTGAGCTACACTTTCCTCTTCTGGCTTCCCCTCTACATCACAAATGTAG AGCATCTTGATGCCAAAAGAGCTGGGGACCTTTCTACGCTGTTTGATGTGGGTGGGATCTTTG GTGGGGTCTTGGCAGGTCTGATTTCAGACAGGCTGGAGAAGAGGGCATCAACCTGCGGGATGATGTTGCTGCTTGCAGCTCCCACA CTATACATGTTCTCTGCAGTCAGTAAAATGGGCCTTGAGGCTACTGTAG TGATGCTGCTTATCAGTGGTGCCCTGGTGAATGGCCCTTATGCCCTGATCACCACTGCTGTCTCTGCTGACTTG GGTACCCATAAAAGCCTGAAAGGGAACGCCAGGGCCTTGTCCACAGTGACGGCGATCATCGACGGCACGGGATCTGTGG GTGCAGCTTTGGGGCCTCTCCTGGCTGGCCTTATTTCCCCTTCTGGTTGGAACAACGTGTTTTACATGCTCATGGTGGCAGATGCATGTGCCTTGCTA CTCTTACTCCGTCTTATCCAGAAGGAACTTCAGTGTCATGCAGATCACACCCT gtTCAAAGAGCACTGA